One segment of Castanea sativa cultivar Marrone di Chiusa Pesio chromosome 3, ASM4071231v1 DNA contains the following:
- the LOC142629677 gene encoding meiosis-specific protein ASY1 yields the protein MVVAQKVKEAEITEQDSLLLTRNLLRIAIFNISYIRGLFPEKYFNDKSVPALEMKIKKLMPMDAESRRLIDWMEKGVYDALQKKYLKTLLFCICEAIDGPMLEEYAFSFSYSNSDSQEVSMDISRTGNKKKGGTFKHNSMNEITPNQMRSSACKMVRTLVQLMRTLDRMPEERTILMKLLYYDDVTPVDYEPPFFKGCTEEEARNPWTKNPLRMEVGNVNSKHLVLALKVKSVLDPCEDENEDIQDDEMSLGADSVQKDDSSDSDSEVNHSEENQYIVAPVDKHQQEEDNNGMVDEDDTQDPEEDEQQLARVKEWINDRHIDTVDFTDVLSNFPDISMVLTEEIMEKLVKEGVLSKTGRDSYTINKQKNSDYEFTTVKEEMDGQTTPFGGKVPQVEDSMYMKALYHALPMNYVTVAKLQSKLEGEANQTTVRKIINKMTLDGFLEAKGSRRLGKRVIHSEMTKKKLLEVKKALNTDAMDIDTNEPNNKSSYVELQKMGSNYNDMSTCGALHSIGSDLTRMKVRSEINQNGSIRSEQTISKTKEHGNTPTSRVEPVASRESFVPGYENGRANGNTNYNDEVDGVICSRSSQERRSRKTSTVREPILQYVKRQRSQAA from the exons ATG GTTGTAGCACAGAAAGTGAAGGAAGCTGAAATCACTGAGCAGGACTCGCTTCTTCTG ACAAGGAATCTGCTCCGAATTGCTATATTCAATATTAGTTACATCAGAGGCCTATTTCCAGAGAAGTACTTCAACGACAAGTCTGTTCCTGCTTTAG agatgaagatcaaaaagctcATGCCGATGGATGCAGAGTCTCGCAGACTCATTGATTGGATGGAAAAAG GTGTATACGATGCATTGCAGAAGAAGTATCTGAAAACGCTTTTGTTCTGCATTTGTGAGGCAATAGACGGACCAATGCTTGAGGAATATGCAT TTTCTTTCAGTTACTCAAATTCCGATAGCCAGGAGGTTTCAATGGATATCAGTCGTACTGGTAACAAGAAAAAGGGTGGAACATTCAAGCATAACTCCATGAATGAAATTACTCCGAACCAGATGAG GAGTTCGGCTTGTAAGATGGTTCGGACACTGGTTCAGTTGATGAGAACTCTGGATAGGATGCCCGAAGAG CGTACTATTCTGATGAAGCTGCTTTACTATGATGATGTGACG CCTGTGGATTATGAGCCTCCGTTCTTCAAAGGCTGCACAGAAGAAGAAGCTCGTAATCCGTGGACCAAAAATCCTTTGAGAATGGAGGTTGGGAACGTGAACAGCAAGCATCTTGTATTAGCTCTCAAG GTAAAGAGTGTGCTCGATCCTTGTGAGGATGAAAATGAAGATATTCAAGATGATGAAATGAGCTTAGGGGCTGATTCTGTGCAAAAAGATGACTCTTCTGACTCTGACAGTGAG GTCAACCATTCAGAAGAAAATCAATATATAGTTGCACCAGTTG ATAAACATCAGCAAGAGGAAGATAACAATGGCATGGTCGATGAAG ATGATACTCAAGACCCAGAGGAAGATGAACAACAATTGGCCCGTGTAAAGGAATGGATCAACGATCGTCACATTGATACTGTTGACTTTACTGATGTTCTCTCTAATTTCCCGGACATCTCAATG GTTTTGACTGAGG AAATCATGGAAAAGCTTGTTAAGGAAGGTGTTCTTTCGAAAACTGGGAGGGACAGTTACACCATTAACAAGCAAAAG AATTCTGACTATGAATTCACAACGGTGAAAGAAGAAATGGATGGTCAAACAACACCTTTTGGTGGCAAAGTTCCCCAGGTTGAAGATAGCATGTACATGAAG GCTTTGTATCATGCTCTTCCAATGAATTATGTAACTGTGGCAAAGCTTCAAAGCAAGCTTGAAGGAGAAGCTAACCAAACAACTGTGCGCAAAATAATCAACAAAATGACTCTAGATGGTTTTCTTGAAGCGAAAGGCAGCAGAAGGCTAG GCAAGCGTGTGATCCATTCTGAAATGACTAAGAAAAAGCTACTAGAAGTCAAGAAAGCTTTGAACACTGATGCCATG GATATCGATACTAATGAACCAAATAACAAATCCAGTTATGTCGAGCTCCAGAAAATGG GGAGCAACTACAACGACATGTCCACTTGTGGTGCCCTACACTCGATTGGATCAGATCTCACACGCATGAAAGTGAGATctgaaataaatcaaaatgGCTCGATTAGGAGTGAGCAGACAATTTCAAAGACAAAGGAGCATGGAAACACTCCCACAAGCAGGGTGGAG CCAGTAGCTTCAAGAGAAAGTTTTGTGCCAGGGTACGAGAATGGCAGAGCAAATGGAAACACAAATTACAATGATGAGGTAGATGGAGTTATCTGCAGTAGGTCCAGTCAAGAAAGGCGATCAAGAAAAACAAGCACT GTTAGGGAGCCTATCCTTCAGTATGTGAAACGCCAGAGATCTCAGGCTGCTTGA